A single region of the Pseudomonas sp. VD-NE ins genome encodes:
- a CDS encoding ATP-binding protein: MSELSNRRILLIDDMPSIHEDFRKILAPPAAQSVELDEMEAALFGAQVRAERPPFELDSAYGGEEGLGKLVQALAEQRPYALAFVDMRMPDGWDGAKTIEHLWQQDPQLQVVVCTAYSDYSWDELLERLQAHDRLLILKKPFDNIEVQQMANTLLTKWQMTERASLQMHHLEHLVDQRTAQFKQASEELQREIDERKQLESQLVQSEKLASLGQMAAGVAHEINNPIGFISSNLGTLDGYFKQLLSVLDAWQTLGPAPDHESVAQLEQLRKDADLDFLLEDIPVLIRESKEGIGRVGQIVKDLKDFSRVDSHQQWQWANLQQGIESTLNIVASELKYKADLIKEYQPLPDIECLPSQINQVIMNLVVNAAQAMGPERGTITLRTGQQQDTAWVEVADTGAGIAPEILQKIFDPFFTTKPVGQGTGLGLSLSYGIVKKHGGDISVRSEPGVGTTFRVELPMRQSRPAA, translated from the coding sequence ATGAGCGAGCTGTCGAACCGCCGCATTCTGCTGATCGACGACATGCCGTCGATCCATGAAGACTTTCGCAAGATTCTCGCGCCACCGGCGGCGCAGTCGGTGGAACTGGACGAGATGGAAGCAGCATTGTTTGGCGCTCAGGTGCGCGCCGAACGTCCGCCGTTCGAACTGGACTCGGCCTACGGCGGCGAGGAAGGTCTGGGCAAGCTGGTCCAGGCTCTGGCGGAACAACGCCCCTACGCGCTGGCCTTCGTCGACATGCGCATGCCCGACGGCTGGGATGGCGCGAAAACCATCGAGCATCTCTGGCAACAGGATCCGCAGTTGCAAGTGGTGGTCTGCACGGCCTACTCGGATTATTCCTGGGATGAACTGCTGGAGCGTCTGCAGGCGCATGACCGCTTGCTGATTCTGAAGAAGCCGTTCGACAACATCGAAGTGCAGCAGATGGCCAACACCCTGTTGACCAAGTGGCAGATGACCGAACGCGCGTCATTGCAAATGCATCACCTGGAACATCTGGTCGATCAGCGCACCGCCCAGTTCAAGCAGGCCAGCGAAGAACTGCAACGGGAAATCGATGAGCGCAAGCAACTGGAAAGTCAGTTGGTGCAGTCGGAAAAACTTGCGTCACTGGGGCAAATGGCGGCGGGCGTGGCCCATGAGATCAATAACCCGATCGGCTTTATCTCTTCCAACCTCGGCACCCTCGACGGCTACTTCAAACAATTGCTCAGCGTACTCGATGCCTGGCAGACGCTTGGGCCCGCGCCAGACCACGAGTCCGTGGCACAGCTTGAGCAATTGCGCAAAGACGCCGACCTGGATTTTCTCCTCGAGGACATCCCGGTGCTGATCCGCGAATCCAAGGAAGGCATTGGCCGCGTCGGGCAGATCGTCAAGGACCTCAAGGATTTCTCCCGGGTCGATAGCCATCAGCAATGGCAGTGGGCCAATCTGCAACAAGGCATCGAGTCGACCCTGAACATCGTCGCCAGCGAACTCAAGTACAAGGCCGACCTGATCAAGGAGTATCAGCCACTGCCGGACATCGAATGCCTGCCGTCGCAAATCAATCAGGTGATCATGAACCTGGTGGTCAATGCGGCGCAGGCCATGGGGCCTGAACGCGGCACCATCACCTTGCGCACCGGGCAGCAACAAGACACGGCGTGGGTGGAAGTCGCCGACACCGGCGCGGGGATTGCGCCGGAGATCCTGCAGAAAATCTTCGATCCGTTCTTCACCACCAAACCGGTCGGCCAGGGCACCGGGCTTGGCCTGTCCCTGTCGTACGGCATTGTGAAAAAGCACGGTGGCGACATTTCGGTACGCAGCGAACCGGGGGTGGGCACGACCTTTCGCGTCGAGTTACCGATGCGTCAGAGCCGGCCCGCTGCGTGA
- a CDS encoding APC family permease, translating into MARLQRTLSLGSVVLFGIAYMTPIIVLGTFGILAQSTAGMVPAAYLAALVAMFFTAMSYGRMAAAFPVAGSAYSYVRKAISPKLGFIAGWAVLLDYLFLPMAIWLIGAAYLASAFPSIPQWIWVLAFIGITSAINIIGLKLANGINALLMLVQFLVLIAFVALCVHYIGGDAATPLWSIKPFFNGDMQMPLIMSGAAIACYSFLGFDAVSTLTEETRDPRRTIPRAIMLITLIGGLIFVGVSYFVQIAHPSFQFDSVDSAAYEIARNIGGDLFVSIFLIGLIVGQFASGLSAQASGSRLLFAMGRDGVLPKSFFGTLHARFGTPVNSILLCAVVALLALKLDVTTSTSFINFGAFLAFSLVNLSVIFHYWIGGEKKGLREMVLFLLFPFIGLVADLWLMVSLDHLAVYLGLSWLAIGVVYLAVLTGGFRRQPPEMDFQEAT; encoded by the coding sequence ATGGCTCGTTTGCAACGCACCCTTTCATTAGGGTCGGTGGTGCTGTTCGGCATCGCCTACATGACGCCGATCATTGTCCTCGGCACCTTCGGCATCCTCGCCCAGTCCACCGCCGGCATGGTCCCTGCCGCGTATCTGGCGGCACTGGTGGCGATGTTTTTCACCGCCATGAGTTACGGCCGCATGGCTGCCGCGTTCCCTGTCGCCGGTTCCGCTTACAGTTACGTGCGCAAGGCGATCAGCCCGAAACTCGGTTTTATCGCCGGTTGGGCCGTGTTGCTCGATTACCTGTTTCTACCCATGGCGATCTGGCTGATCGGTGCGGCGTATCTGGCGTCGGCATTCCCGTCGATCCCGCAATGGATCTGGGTGCTGGCCTTTATCGGCATCACCAGCGCAATCAACATCATTGGCCTGAAACTGGCCAACGGCATCAACGCCTTGCTGATGCTGGTGCAGTTTCTGGTGCTGATTGCTTTCGTCGCGCTGTGCGTGCACTACATTGGCGGCGATGCGGCCACGCCGTTATGGTCGATCAAACCGTTCTTCAACGGCGATATGCAGATGCCGCTGATCATGAGCGGCGCGGCGATTGCCTGTTATTCGTTCCTTGGTTTCGACGCGGTCAGCACCTTGACCGAAGAAACCCGCGACCCACGCCGCACCATCCCTCGGGCGATCATGTTGATCACACTGATCGGCGGGCTGATCTTCGTCGGCGTGTCGTATTTCGTGCAGATCGCCCATCCCTCGTTCCAGTTCGACAGTGTCGACTCGGCCGCCTATGAAATCGCCCGCAACATCGGTGGTGATCTGTTTGTGTCGATCTTTCTGATCGGTCTGATTGTCGGCCAGTTCGCTTCGGGGCTGTCGGCGCAGGCCAGCGGTTCGCGGCTGCTGTTCGCCATGGGCCGCGACGGCGTGTTGCCGAAGTCGTTCTTCGGCACCTTGCACGCGCGCTTCGGCACACCGGTCAACAGCATCTTGCTGTGCGCCGTGGTGGCGTTGCTGGCGCTGAAACTCGACGTGACCACCTCGACCTCGTTCATCAACTTCGGCGCGTTTCTGGCGTTCAGCCTGGTCAATCTCTCGGTGATCTTTCATTACTGGATCGGCGGCGAGAAAAAGGGACTGCGTGAGATGGTGCTGTTTTTGCTCTTTCCGTTCATTGGTCTGGTCGCGGATTTGTGGCTGATGGTCAGCCTCGATCACCTGGCGGTGTATCTGGGCCTGAGCTGGCTGGCGATTGGCGTGGTGTATCTGGCGGTGCTCACCGGCGGCTTCCGTCGCCAACCGCCGGAGATGGATTTTCAGGAAGCGACCTGA
- a CDS encoding carbon-nitrogen hydrolase family protein has protein sequence MKVELAQLAGRDNATAYNLERALAAIAACAADTQLIVFPETHLMGFPTAETVAQTAESVDGPTVSAVLAAARERNIAVVIGMAENDNGRFYNTTLLITPEGIALKYRKTHLWASDRGVFEAGDRYATCEWNGVRVGLLICYDIEFPESARALAQLGAELLIVTNGNMDPYAPTHRTAIMARAQENQAFALMVNRVEAGDDGLMFAGGSALVDPLGSLLFEAGREEGTFCVELDFARLEIARKDYRYLDDQRLKLPGEVVERGDGVRELLIPRR, from the coding sequence ATGAAAGTCGAACTCGCCCAACTGGCGGGCCGTGACAATGCCACGGCATATAACCTCGAACGCGCACTCGCAGCGATCGCCGCGTGCGCGGCCGACACGCAACTGATCGTGTTCCCGGAAACCCACTTGATGGGCTTCCCGACGGCCGAGACCGTGGCGCAAACCGCCGAATCCGTCGACGGCCCGACCGTCAGCGCCGTGTTGGCTGCCGCGCGCGAACGCAATATCGCTGTGGTGATCGGCATGGCCGAGAACGACAACGGTCGCTTCTACAACACCACGCTGCTGATTACTCCTGAAGGCATCGCCCTGAAATACCGCAAGACGCATTTGTGGGCGTCGGATCGCGGCGTGTTCGAGGCCGGCGACCGCTACGCCACCTGCGAGTGGAACGGCGTGCGCGTCGGTTTGTTGATCTGCTACGACATCGAGTTTCCGGAGTCGGCCCGTGCCCTCGCGCAACTCGGTGCCGAGTTGCTGATCGTGACCAACGGCAACATGGACCCGTACGCGCCGACTCACCGCACCGCGATCATGGCCCGTGCCCAGGAGAATCAGGCCTTTGCGTTGATGGTCAATCGCGTGGAGGCGGGGGATGACGGTTTGATGTTTGCTGGTGGCAGTGCGCTGGTCGATCCGCTGGGCTCGCTGTTGTTCGAGGCCGGACGGGAAGAAGGGACGTTCTGCGTTGAGCTGGATTTCGCGCGGTTGGAGATTGCGCGCAAGGATTACCGCTATCTGGATGATCAACGTTTGAAATTGCCGGGGGAGGTGGTGGAGCGTGGCGATGGTGTTCGTGAGTTGTTGATTCCACGCCGTTGA